The Methanophagales archaeon genomic sequence GCAATCAGGGCTTATATCGTGGAGTATGAGTGGATGGAGCGAGAGTCAGGCGAGGAAATAGGGACCATAACCTACCTCTACGATCATAGCCAGAGAGGTCTGGGCGACCAGCTAACAGAAGTGCAGCATCATTACCTGGGTATGATAAAAACAGCAACACATATACATCTCGATGAAGAGAACTGTTTCGAGGTAGTGGTGATGAAAGGAGATGCAAAGCGAATAAAGGAGTTAGCAGAGAGTATAATGAGCTTGAAGGGTGTGAAGCATGTGAAGCTGACGACTACACATGGGGGAATATAACCTATGGAAATACCTATGGAAATGCACGACATGATAAAGAAGGGGACGACAACCGTTGGTTTAATC encodes the following:
- the nikR gene encoding nickel-responsive transcriptional regulator NikR, which gives rise to MEEEKELTRIGVSLPSNLLSKFDRIIRGRGYSSRSEGIRDAIRAYIVEYEWMERESGEEIGTITYLYDHSQRGLGDQLTEVQHHYLGMIKTATHIHLDEENCFEVVVMKGDAKRIKELAESIMSLKGVKHVKLTTTHGGI